A genomic region of Mesobacillus jeotgali contains the following coding sequences:
- a CDS encoding BsuPI-related putative proteinase inhibitor, translating into MKKILASIILISVMFSISACNGETKVESSSEKQSENLEKKELENTGNTGVIPEALSASLVEVDENTDGKDFIYEVKNNTDKDIEIPFDENGGHVYVLRDESGKEISRQDGYGTIQTNQIVSAGEAITIKIGLGGYKKGTYELEVWMESELDNTYNQTITFTIE; encoded by the coding sequence TTGAAAAAGATATTGGCGAGTATTATTTTAATTAGTGTTATGTTCTCAATATCTGCATGTAATGGAGAAACCAAAGTAGAAAGCAGCAGTGAAAAACAGTCTGAAAATCTGGAAAAAAAGGAATTGGAGAATACCGGCAACACCGGTGTCATCCCTGAAGCTCTTTCTGCGAGCCTTGTTGAGGTCGATGAAAATACAGACGGTAAAGACTTTATTTATGAGGTCAAGAATAATACTGACAAGGACATAGAAATTCCTTTTGATGAAAATGGCGGCCATGTTTATGTGCTTAGGGATGAATCTGGTAAAGAGATTAGCCGTCAAGATGGTTATGGAACGATTCAAACCAACCAGATCGTAAGTGCCGGGGAAGCAATCACGATCAAAATCGGTTTGGGCGGATATAAAAAAGGAACGTATGAACTCGAAGTCTGGATGGAGTCGGAATTAGACAATACTTACAATCAGACAATTACATTTACGATTGAATAA
- a CDS encoding DUF4181 domain-containing protein, with protein sequence MNMLWKFLLLAAFMISVITFVKFVIRKTLKIPKVKKAFFSYNHINDIHRKIDWAVRITALLINVFLIHHVMFEGFSINLFLILLALLFTSENFVRAFFEWKFSEDPKQSILSLAEGIIFITIVVVIIQFDVLYLVIK encoded by the coding sequence ATGAACATGCTGTGGAAGTTTTTATTACTAGCTGCTTTTATGATATCAGTGATTACATTCGTTAAATTTGTAATAAGAAAAACGTTAAAAATTCCAAAGGTGAAAAAGGCATTTTTTTCTTACAATCATATTAATGATATACATAGAAAAATAGACTGGGCTGTGAGAATTACCGCACTGCTCATTAATGTCTTTTTGATTCATCATGTGATGTTCGAAGGATTTTCAATTAATCTATTTCTTATATTGCTGGCTTTATTATTTACCTCCGAAAACTTTGTCCGTGCATTTTTTGAATGGAAATTTTCAGAAGATCCTAAGCAATCGATTTTGTCACTTGCTGAAGGAATCATCTTCATTACGATTGTAGTGGTTATCATTCAATTTGATGTATTGTATCTAGTCATAAAATGA
- a CDS encoding SDR family NAD(P)-dependent oxidoreductase, with product MNQSVNSLQSTFFTEKVVLVTGAAHGIGKGICEAFLKHGATVIGTDILDQELAEVKTELNEWLDINKESNRFDTYTCDITEVESVKELVDFTIQKFNKIDILVNNAGGVCGQIHQPVEEVTPDQWRKIFAVNLDAAFYTTKEVAPYMKKQNYGRIINISSGAGRSTSLTGIQAYASAKAGQIGFTRQMAQELGPFGITVNNVAPGFVISNPSTKKQWERMTIEEQANLVKSISVKRLGEPEDIAHPVLFFASDFASYVSGQTISADGGQQLF from the coding sequence TTGAATCAAAGTGTTAACAGTTTACAATCGACATTTTTTACAGAAAAAGTTGTTCTGGTAACTGGTGCAGCGCATGGAATTGGCAAAGGAATCTGCGAAGCATTCCTCAAGCACGGAGCAACAGTAATTGGTACAGACATATTGGATCAAGAACTTGCGGAAGTGAAAACAGAGCTTAATGAGTGGCTTGATATTAATAAGGAATCTAACCGTTTTGATACATATACATGCGACATCACAGAAGTGGAAAGTGTGAAAGAGTTAGTGGATTTCACGATCCAAAAATTTAATAAGATCGATATATTGGTAAACAATGCTGGAGGTGTATGTGGACAAATTCATCAACCAGTAGAAGAAGTAACGCCTGATCAATGGAGAAAGATATTTGCTGTAAATCTGGATGCGGCATTTTATACAACAAAGGAAGTTGCTCCTTACATGAAAAAGCAGAATTATGGACGGATCATTAATATCTCAAGTGGAGCAGGGCGCAGCACTAGTCTGACTGGAATCCAGGCATATGCCAGTGCAAAGGCTGGACAGATTGGTTTCACAAGGCAAATGGCTCAAGAACTTGGTCCCTTTGGAATAACGGTTAATAACGTAGCACCTGGATTCGTAATATCGAATCCGTCAACAAAGAAGCAGTGGGAAAGAATGACGATAGAGGAGCAAGCAAATCTGGTCAAATCAATCTCGGTTAAGCGACTTGGAGAACCTGAAGATATTGCTCATCCGGTTTTGTTTTTTGCCTCAGACTTTGCAAGCTATGTGAGCGGCCAAACCATTTCAGCGGATGGCGGACAACAACTTTTTTAA
- a CDS encoding acetamidase/formamidase family protein, translating into MIHKIELKSENLHGSFSNEYKPILTVNSGDSIRMKTPDIEWGYSESKGVERQFFSSAVQEETPLHPMIGPIEVNGAKAGMVLEVKLNDVLPGWYGTNWAGGKKSWQNDAVGLTGSERIRLDWELDSDTMTAKTEVGSRPLNVALNPFMGLMGVAPGEPGVHHTSPPRYCGGNIDCKELKRGSTLYLPISVDGALFSIGDGHAAQGDGEVSGTAIECPMDLVDITLTVREDLQLKMPRANTPAGWVTFGFHEDLNLAAGQALDEMVILLRELHGIERTEALALASVTVDLRVTQVVNGVKGVHAVLPHRAIR; encoded by the coding sequence ATGATCCATAAAATCGAATTAAAATCTGAAAACCTGCACGGTTCTTTTAGCAATGAATATAAGCCAATCCTTACAGTGAATTCCGGAGACAGCATTCGCATGAAAACGCCCGATATTGAATGGGGCTACTCTGAATCAAAAGGCGTTGAGAGACAATTTTTCAGTTCTGCAGTACAAGAAGAGACTCCTCTTCATCCGATGATTGGGCCGATTGAAGTGAACGGCGCAAAAGCCGGGATGGTTCTCGAAGTAAAATTGAACGATGTATTACCAGGCTGGTATGGCACAAATTGGGCAGGCGGCAAAAAGAGCTGGCAAAACGATGCAGTCGGATTAACAGGGTCTGAGAGAATTCGCCTTGATTGGGAATTGGACAGTGACACAATGACAGCTAAAACTGAAGTTGGCTCTCGGCCTTTAAATGTTGCGCTTAATCCATTCATGGGCTTGATGGGAGTTGCACCTGGAGAACCAGGTGTGCACCATACATCCCCTCCACGCTATTGCGGCGGTAATATCGACTGCAAAGAACTAAAAAGAGGCAGCACTTTGTATCTGCCAATTTCAGTTGATGGGGCATTGTTCTCAATTGGTGATGGACACGCTGCACAAGGCGACGGAGAAGTTTCCGGCACGGCCATTGAGTGCCCAATGGACTTGGTTGACATCACCCTTACAGTCAGAGAGGATCTTCAGTTGAAAATGCCGCGGGCTAACACGCCAGCTGGATGGGTTACCTTTGGCTTTCATGAAGATTTGAACCTTGCTGCCGGACAGGCACTGGATGAGATGGTTATACTATTGAGAGAACTTCATGGGATCGAGCGCACAGAGGCCCTTGCACTGGCCAGTGTGACAGTGGATTTGAGAGTTACACAGGTAGTAAACGGGGTTAAAGGTGTGCATGCGGTGTTGCCGCACCGTGCGATAAGATAA
- a CDS encoding helix-turn-helix domain-containing protein: protein MSTTKEQIELVSKTIEYMKKNIEEEITSEKLAELAGYSLYHFTRVFKDVTGISPRHFLSALRIEAGKEKLIGPSSGSILRTLLEIGFQSFGTFSSKFKQFVGQSPKQFQNSAVKLHRFMNDYDEVNLGEPVSVKSPAVRCTLEVPVFFKGIIFVGLFPRPIPDQRPVVGIALRGTKKEYVFSKVPPGTYFALATAIPWSLNPRDYFLLSKNLRGKADCPVEISENNICIVNIKLREPLPYDPPILINLPSLLFEKDSKLEEK from the coding sequence ATGTCCACTACAAAAGAACAAATTGAATTAGTCTCAAAAACAATTGAATACATGAAAAAGAATATTGAAGAGGAAATCACCTCTGAAAAATTGGCAGAATTAGCTGGATATAGTCTATATCATTTTACACGAGTGTTTAAGGATGTCACGGGGATTTCTCCCAGACACTTTCTCTCCGCTTTGAGAATCGAGGCGGGAAAGGAGAAGTTGATAGGGCCGTCATCCGGCTCAATTCTCAGAACCTTATTGGAGATAGGCTTTCAAAGTTTTGGTACCTTCAGCTCAAAATTCAAGCAATTTGTCGGACAGTCACCCAAACAATTTCAAAACAGTGCAGTGAAGCTTCATCGGTTTATGAATGACTACGATGAAGTCAATCTTGGAGAGCCTGTTTCAGTAAAATCACCCGCAGTCAGATGCACGCTAGAAGTTCCAGTGTTTTTCAAAGGCATCATTTTTGTAGGGTTGTTCCCTCGGCCGATACCAGACCAAAGGCCTGTGGTGGGAATTGCCTTAAGAGGAACCAAAAAAGAGTATGTTTTTTCGAAAGTCCCACCTGGAACCTATTTTGCTCTGGCAACTGCAATTCCCTGGAGCCTGAATCCTCGGGATTATTTTCTGCTATCCAAGAATCTGCGCGGGAAAGCTGACTGCCCTGTTGAAATCTCTGAAAATAATATCTGCATAGTAAATATAAAGCTGCGCGAACCTTTGCCGTATGACCCGCCAATCTTAATTAATTTGCCGAGTCTCTTATTTGAAAAAGATAGCAAACTAGAAGAAAAATAA
- a CDS encoding thiamine pyrophosphate-dependent enzyme codes for MGVNDGIRDNTNYSTIPEGARPTLEKNDAFFTKKRFGFIFNEEKKTKEVYKEITKVQDLLSPGNSACLGCHAELALRTTLRILGPNTILAIPPGCMGGIGAVGFNGGAGAKIPVFFPLLDNTAAMLAGIKRKYIREGRGDINVVAFAGDGGTADAGFQSLSGAAERGENIIYICYDNEAYMNTGVQRSGTTPKWSWTQTTPVGEQTQGKSQKGKDMPMIMAQHNIPYVATANPSYMHDYIAKLKKAMKVKNGMSYIHLYSGCPTGWKFPTEKTIEVGKLAVETNLYPLWEYEDGKFRLTHEVLKRRPISEYSKSMQKYSHLTEQNLAELQQNVDANYKRFKKLCKI; via the coding sequence ATGGGTGTAAATGACGGTATACGAGATAACACAAATTATTCAACTATTCCTGAAGGTGCAAGACCTACACTAGAAAAGAATGATGCGTTTTTCACAAAGAAACGCTTTGGATTTATATTTAATGAGGAAAAGAAAACAAAAGAAGTTTATAAAGAGATTACAAAAGTACAAGATTTGTTGTCACCTGGAAATTCAGCCTGTCTGGGGTGTCATGCAGAATTAGCATTACGCACTACACTGCGAATTCTTGGGCCTAATACAATTCTCGCAATACCACCAGGTTGTATGGGGGGAATTGGTGCTGTAGGATTCAATGGTGGTGCAGGGGCGAAGATTCCAGTATTCTTTCCGCTGCTTGATAATACAGCAGCAATGCTCGCTGGCATTAAAAGAAAGTACATCCGTGAGGGTCGTGGAGATATTAATGTCGTAGCTTTTGCGGGAGACGGCGGAACTGCAGATGCAGGATTCCAATCATTGTCGGGTGCAGCTGAACGAGGAGAAAATATTATTTATATTTGCTATGACAATGAAGCGTATATGAACACTGGTGTACAGAGAAGCGGTACAACTCCGAAATGGTCGTGGACTCAAACAACCCCAGTAGGTGAACAAACCCAAGGAAAGTCACAAAAAGGAAAAGATATGCCTATGATTATGGCACAGCATAATATTCCATATGTTGCAACAGCCAACCCTTCATATATGCATGATTATATTGCAAAATTAAAAAAGGCAATGAAAGTGAAGAATGGAATGTCTTATATTCATTTATATTCTGGATGTCCAACTGGATGGAAGTTTCCAACGGAGAAAACGATAGAAGTTGGAAAACTTGCTGTAGAGACAAATCTTTACCCCCTTTGGGAATATGAAGATGGAAAATTCAGATTAACTCATGAGGTTTTGAAACGCCGGCCGATTAGTGAATATTCTAAATCAATGCAAAAATATTCCCATCTTACAGAACAAAATCTAGCAGAATTACAACAAAATGTTGATGCAAATTACAAAAGGTTTAAAAAGCTATGCAAGATTTAA
- a CDS encoding J domain-containing protein, with product MLTIKEAAKQLTSYGIDATDQDVLIWIEEGLLKAEQANRRNALYKIHLKDLTDFIIQKYNDSFTAQLESSKRENILLNEQLELLTTRLHIEQSKVRTLKKMLNAQIEASSTDPSQMEEMLGLKQNTDSQVLRKEFKKILKALHPDRGGDERLFKVFNEHYENLK from the coding sequence ATGCTAACAATCAAAGAGGCTGCAAAACAGTTAACTTCATACGGAATAGATGCTACTGATCAAGATGTTTTGATATGGATTGAAGAAGGACTTTTAAAAGCCGAACAGGCTAATAGAAGAAATGCTTTGTATAAAATTCATCTTAAAGACCTGACAGACTTCATTATCCAAAAATATAACGATAGTTTCACCGCACAGCTGGAAAGTTCCAAACGAGAGAATATCCTGCTTAACGAACAGCTGGAATTGCTGACCACACGATTACATATTGAGCAATCCAAGGTAAGGACGTTGAAAAAAATGCTGAATGCACAAATCGAAGCATCCAGCACTGACCCTTCGCAAATGGAAGAAATGTTAGGTCTAAAACAAAATACAGACAGCCAGGTGCTTAGAAAAGAATTCAAGAAAATCCTCAAAGCTCTCCACCCCGACCGCGGTGGCGATGAAAGACTTTTCAAGGTGTTTAACGAACATTATGAGAATTTAAAGTAA
- a CDS encoding VOC family protein, translating to MLNKVCVLTIKVGDMEKALEFYTKVLDFEVSKHYGENIVSLVHNEIPIVLEKSDEEITSASQKVLLGILSENLDEDVTRLSDRGAKILFDESRPCPPGRYNMIEDPFGNQLELVEFSNFK from the coding sequence TTGTTAAACAAAGTTTGTGTATTAACGATTAAGGTTGGAGACATGGAAAAAGCTCTTGAATTTTATACAAAGGTGCTTGATTTTGAAGTGTCCAAGCATTACGGGGAAAATATCGTTTCATTAGTACATAATGAGATCCCGATTGTATTAGAAAAATCAGATGAAGAAATTACTTCCGCTAGCCAGAAGGTTTTATTGGGTATTCTTTCTGAAAACCTTGATGAGGATGTTACCCGACTTAGTGATAGGGGAGCTAAAATCTTATTTGATGAGTCTAGGCCATGTCCTCCTGGCAGATACAACATGATTGAAGATCCATTCGGCAACCAACTTGAGCTTGTGGAGTTTTCGAATTTTAAGTAA
- a CDS encoding ketopantoate reductase family protein — protein MEITVIGAGAIGGVLGAHLVRAGNKITFCDKDLDHVHVMNSHGLRIEGPDETFTVKCNAYTPEQLVKIKPVLDTVFLCVKAQHTKEALIPFLHLIGEETKVVSFQNGLCEKEIASLIGREKTIGCFVNFSADYLEPGRILYGGVAALYLGELDGKISQRVIGLQKVLECWGPAQVTDNIWGYLWGKMSYAGLLYATALVDETMAAVVRKLDLRDTLMELCSEILEVADKEGVKPIGFDDWVPGLVYPRETRDQQLLDNQLEKLAQRMAANKKTKSGIWRDLAVRKRKTEIDSQLVPILEMGANHQVPMPLTEMLVSLIKEIEIGSAQMDWDHLYKLKGLYENGEKICS, from the coding sequence ATGGAAATCACAGTGATTGGTGCAGGCGCGATTGGTGGTGTGCTAGGAGCTCATCTTGTGAGAGCGGGCAACAAAATAACTTTTTGCGATAAAGATTTGGACCACGTTCATGTCATGAATAGCCACGGTCTTAGAATTGAGGGGCCTGATGAAACCTTTACCGTTAAATGTAATGCCTATACACCCGAACAACTAGTTAAAATAAAGCCAGTTCTGGATACGGTGTTCCTCTGTGTTAAGGCACAGCATACAAAAGAAGCACTCATTCCATTTTTGCATCTCATTGGAGAAGAAACAAAAGTCGTTTCCTTCCAAAATGGGCTATGTGAAAAAGAGATTGCCAGTCTTATAGGAAGAGAAAAAACGATTGGCTGCTTTGTTAACTTTTCAGCAGACTATTTGGAACCGGGCAGGATCCTTTATGGCGGAGTCGCAGCGCTCTACCTTGGGGAATTGGATGGGAAAATCAGTCAGCGAGTCATTGGTTTGCAAAAGGTTCTCGAATGCTGGGGGCCAGCTCAGGTTACGGATAACATCTGGGGCTATCTCTGGGGGAAAATGTCCTACGCTGGACTTTTATACGCGACGGCTTTAGTTGATGAAACAATGGCGGCTGTTGTAAGGAAATTGGACCTTAGGGACACATTAATGGAGCTTTGCTCTGAAATACTGGAGGTTGCAGATAAAGAAGGAGTCAAGCCAATCGGTTTTGATGATTGGGTCCCTGGGCTTGTATACCCTAGAGAGACTCGAGATCAGCAACTTCTCGATAATCAGCTGGAAAAGCTCGCACAAAGAATGGCGGCAAACAAGAAAACTAAAAGTGGTATCTGGAGAGACCTAGCTGTCAGAAAAAGAAAAACAGAGATTGATTCACAGCTAGTCCCCATTTTAGAAATGGGAGCAAACCATCAAGTTCCAATGCCGTTGACCGAAATGCTTGTGAGTCTTATTAAAGAAATTGAAATCGGTTCAGCTCAAATGGATTGGGACCACTTATATAAATTAAAAGGACTATACGAAAACGGAGAAAAAATATGCAGTTAA
- a CDS encoding DinB family protein produces MVFNMNEAIEILERTPETLNALLSGLSEDWVSSNEGEGTWNPSEVIGHLIDGEKYNWIPRLKIMLAETNDKGFPAFDRFSHLKDYAHLSIEDKLNEFSSLRKENIKKLKELIVDEKQFVLTGVHPEYGEVEARQLIATWAVHDLTHLSQITRVLAKRYTKEVGPWKSYLGILNK; encoded by the coding sequence ATGGTGTTTAACATGAATGAAGCAATCGAAATCCTGGAACGGACGCCTGAAACTTTGAATGCCTTATTATCAGGTTTATCAGAAGATTGGGTGTCCAGCAATGAAGGGGAGGGAACCTGGAATCCTTCCGAAGTAATCGGACATCTCATCGACGGTGAAAAATACAATTGGATTCCAAGACTTAAAATCATGTTAGCGGAAACAAATGATAAAGGTTTCCCAGCTTTTGACCGGTTCTCACATTTAAAGGACTATGCGCATCTATCAATTGAAGATAAGCTTAATGAGTTTTCTTCCTTGAGGAAGGAAAATATCAAGAAACTGAAGGAACTGATCGTTGATGAAAAGCAGTTTGTATTGACGGGTGTCCATCCCGAATACGGGGAAGTAGAGGCGAGACAACTTATCGCTACATGGGCAGTACATGATTTAACGCACTTGTCGCAAATAACCAGAGTTTTAGCAAAAAGATATACCAAAGAAGTTGGTCCGTGGAAAAGTTACCTGGGGATTTTGAATAAATAA
- a CDS encoding nitric oxide synthase oxygenase: protein MNKKLFKEAEDFIRNSHHELQKTEHEMMNRLEQVREEIYKTGTYIHTYEELEHGAKMAWRNSNRCIGRLFWESLTVFDRRSLTEETEIKDALFHHIEYATNEGKIRPSITIFRQKRGDHQIRIWNHQLIRYAGYETEHGILGDPHSLDFTKKCEEMGWRGEGTRFDVLPLVIQVDGKEPELFEIDKKLVLEVPLRHPDYSWFEELKLKWYAVPFITDMMLEIGGIEYTAAPFNGWYMGTEIGARNLADESRYDLLPLIAELMGLNLKKNSTLWKDRALIELNTSVLHSFNEKRVSIVDHHTAALQFKVFEEKEEAADRPVTGDWTWLIPPVSPASTHIFHKAYENKIMSPNYFYQEKPF from the coding sequence GTGAATAAGAAATTATTTAAGGAAGCCGAAGACTTCATACGTAATAGCCATCATGAATTGCAAAAAACGGAGCATGAGATGATGAATAGGTTAGAACAGGTTAGAGAGGAAATCTATAAGACAGGTACTTATATACATACCTATGAAGAACTTGAGCACGGTGCGAAAATGGCGTGGAGGAACAGCAATCGCTGTATCGGGAGATTATTTTGGGAGAGTTTGACTGTCTTTGACCGTCGGAGTTTAACGGAAGAGACCGAAATCAAGGATGCACTGTTCCATCATATTGAATATGCAACTAATGAAGGTAAGATTCGGCCGTCCATTACGATTTTCAGGCAAAAAAGAGGAGATCATCAAATTCGGATTTGGAACCATCAGCTGATCCGTTATGCCGGCTATGAAACAGAGCATGGTATTTTAGGCGATCCTCATTCGCTTGATTTTACGAAAAAGTGTGAGGAGATGGGCTGGAGAGGTGAAGGAACCAGATTTGATGTGCTTCCGCTGGTGATCCAGGTTGATGGAAAAGAGCCTGAGCTTTTTGAAATCGATAAAAAACTGGTGTTGGAGGTTCCATTGCGACATCCAGATTACTCCTGGTTTGAGGAGCTGAAATTAAAATGGTATGCAGTCCCGTTCATTACTGACATGATGCTGGAAATAGGAGGCATCGAGTATACTGCAGCGCCTTTTAATGGGTGGTATATGGGTACTGAAATTGGTGCCCGAAATCTTGCTGATGAATCCCGCTATGACCTTTTGCCATTGATTGCTGAGCTAATGGGCTTGAACTTGAAGAAAAACAGTACGCTTTGGAAGGACCGGGCACTTATTGAATTGAACACGAGCGTGTTGCATTCATTTAACGAAAAAAGGGTCTCCATCGTGGACCATCATACTGCAGCATTGCAATTCAAAGTTTTTGAGGAGAAGGAGGAGGCTGCTGATCGGCCTGTGACGGGAGATTGGACATGGCTGATTCCGCCTGTTTCACCAGCTTCTACCCATATTTTTCATAAGGCTTATGAAAACAAAATAATGAGTCCGAATTATTTTTATCAGGAGAAACCTTTCTAA
- a CDS encoding acyl-ACP desaturase — MLTNHLDFRLEPRIRELYEEHKKRAEKIDWGYHEFLPWDKGMDFKRVPWDESQVTLPAPVITAVETALLTEVNLPWFTSYLDQTFKGSLSVIKDFVHTWTAEEDQHSNLLETYLLITRNVEPMRLHQLHKMTLENGWDPDFHTPFETMVYTSMQELATMVFYYNVAKVAGPHDRDLATLLRRLAKDETLHYAFYRDVIKYHLELEPNYCYYLGNVIMNFKMPGAVMPDFEDRMAIIAKEANYGPLEYFDQVLDVIVDYWDIENLRPIAPEAEKARLDILNYHARLKRVRERFYKNK; from the coding sequence TTGCTGACGAACCACCTGGATTTCCGACTCGAGCCAAGGATTAGAGAACTTTACGAGGAGCATAAGAAACGTGCTGAAAAAATTGACTGGGGCTATCATGAGTTTTTGCCGTGGGATAAGGGAATGGATTTTAAGCGAGTTCCCTGGGACGAAAGCCAGGTTACGTTGCCGGCTCCGGTTATAACTGCGGTTGAGACTGCGCTCCTAACCGAGGTGAACCTTCCATGGTTTACTTCTTATCTGGATCAGACATTTAAAGGGTCATTATCGGTTATCAAAGATTTCGTCCATACATGGACGGCAGAAGAGGACCAGCACTCAAATTTGCTGGAAACGTATCTGTTAATCACGAGAAATGTTGAGCCGATGCGACTGCATCAATTACATAAAATGACGCTGGAGAATGGCTGGGATCCTGATTTTCATACGCCATTTGAGACGATGGTCTACACCTCAATGCAAGAACTGGCGACGATGGTGTTTTATTATAATGTCGCGAAGGTAGCAGGACCGCATGATCGGGATTTGGCCACGCTTCTCCGCAGGCTTGCAAAGGATGAGACGCTACACTACGCATTTTATCGAGATGTAATCAAATACCACCTAGAATTAGAGCCCAATTATTGCTACTACCTGGGCAATGTCATCATGAATTTCAAAATGCCAGGTGCCGTCATGCCAGATTTTGAAGATCGGATGGCCATCATCGCGAAAGAGGCGAATTATGGGCCACTGGAGTATTTCGATCAAGTACTCGATGTCATCGTTGATTATTGGGATATCGAGAACCTAAGGCCGATCGCACCAGAAGCTGAAAAGGCCAGGTTAGATATCTTAAATTACCATGCGCGCCTGAAAAGGGTAAGGGAGAGGTTTTATAAAAATAAATAA
- a CDS encoding DMT family transporter, translated as MNKKLLVTYGMLTFATATWGSAFIAGKFAVESFEPATVAFFRFFGAAILLFPLMFMMEKNIKKPNLKDIGLFSVLGLTGIALYNIFFFLASKHAPVIKSSLFIASNPVLIVLLSAVFLKETITRNNVIGLAIALSGAFFIITDGHLLSLFKLGFEPIDFVLMGAVVSWALYSVVGKVVLKKFSSVESTTYAVAFGTIFLLPFALAETSWQDVQQASGTTWIAIIHMSVLVTVVSFVMYYNGIKEVGAAKASIFINVMPVSAVIMATLFLGEKFTAAHAIGAVLVLSGVYIGTNPRLFKKKQTTKLVKNEIA; from the coding sequence ATGAACAAAAAATTATTGGTTACATATGGGATGCTAACTTTCGCTACGGCAACCTGGGGAAGTGCATTCATTGCGGGTAAATTTGCTGTAGAAAGCTTTGAACCAGCTACGGTTGCGTTCTTCCGGTTTTTTGGAGCAGCGATTCTCCTATTCCCACTGATGTTCATGATGGAGAAAAATATTAAGAAACCTAATCTGAAGGATATTGGCTTGTTCTCGGTCCTCGGACTGACAGGCATTGCGCTGTATAACATTTTCTTTTTCTTGGCCAGCAAGCATGCCCCAGTGATTAAAAGTTCACTGTTCATCGCCTCCAATCCCGTGTTGATTGTCCTTTTATCGGCAGTATTCTTAAAAGAAACAATCACACGCAATAATGTTATTGGATTGGCCATCGCCCTTTCAGGTGCATTTTTTATCATCACCGATGGACACTTGCTGAGCTTGTTCAAGCTTGGATTTGAACCAATCGACTTCGTTCTTATGGGCGCAGTCGTCAGCTGGGCATTATACAGTGTCGTTGGGAAAGTTGTTTTGAAAAAGTTCAGTTCGGTCGAGTCCACCACCTATGCCGTCGCTTTCGGGACCATTTTCCTGCTGCCGTTTGCCCTGGCTGAAACATCATGGCAGGATGTCCAGCAGGCATCGGGTACTACCTGGATCGCGATTATCCATATGAGCGTTTTGGTTACAGTCGTATCATTCGTCATGTACTACAATGGAATCAAGGAAGTTGGCGCAGCAAAGGCATCGATATTCATCAATGTAATGCCGGTATCTGCGGTCATTATGGCTACTTTGTTTTTAGGTGAAAAATTCACCGCCGCTCATGCCATCGGTGCAGTCCTAGTGCTTTCCGGTGTTTATATTGGAACAAACCCACGGCTTTTTAAAAAGAAGCAAACTACCAAGTTAGTAAAAAACGAAATCGCCTAA
- a CDS encoding acyl-CoA thioesterase: MTEHSVNLKVHWGDTDMAGIIYYPNYFNWFNIGSHTLFESIGIPLKELMFEDKIALPILDVGCSFHKPLYFGDEIKVVTKVTEVREKVFRMEHEVYKGNELTGKGHELRSWVQFSQEGNLKACTIPDDVRSKMMAVMPATSVERL, encoded by the coding sequence ATGACAGAACATTCAGTAAACCTGAAAGTTCACTGGGGTGACACAGATATGGCTGGGATAATTTATTATCCTAACTATTTTAATTGGTTTAATATCGGTAGTCATACCTTATTCGAATCAATCGGAATCCCACTAAAGGAACTTATGTTTGAAGATAAAATAGCTTTGCCAATTTTGGATGTGGGCTGCAGTTTTCATAAACCTCTCTATTTCGGTGATGAAATAAAAGTAGTGACAAAAGTTACGGAAGTTAGAGAAAAGGTTTTTCGGATGGAACATGAGGTTTATAAAGGCAACGAATTAACTGGAAAAGGACATGAGTTGAGATCATGGGTACAGTTCAGTCAAGAAGGGAATCTTAAAGCCTGCACTATTCCTGATGATGTGCGATCTAAAATGATGGCTGTAATGCCTGCAACATCAGTTGAGAGGTTGTAA